Within the Agromyces atrinae genome, the region CGCAGTTCCACGAGCGCGCGATGGCCGTCACCGAGGGAACGCTCTGGGTGCACCAGTACGGCAGCGCCGAGGCATCCGTCGATCTCGGCGCAGGCCGAACGCTCCGGGTGCGCGAGACGACCGACTACCCGTGGGACGAGACGATCGCGTTCGAGGTCCTCGAAGCGACGGGCGTCGCGGCGATCCGTCTGCGCATCCCGGGCTGGAGCTCGGGCGCGACCATCACGGTCAACGGCGAGCCCGTCGAGGTCTCGGAGCCCGGCACGTACACGTCGGTCGAGCGGGAGTGGAGCGCGGGCGACCGCCTCAACCTCACCCTGCCGATGCCGGTACGGATGCTCCGTGCGAACCGTCTCGCCGAAGAGGTGACGAACCAGGTCGCCCTGCAGCGCGGACCCCTCGTCTACGCCCTCGAGAGCCACGACGCCCCGGGTGCGGCCCTCGAGAACATCGCGCTCCGCCGCGGCACCGCCTTCTCGCCCGTCGACATCGAACAGGGCGGCCGCCGCCTCGTCGCGATCGACGCCGAGGCGGTCGTGCTGCCGGATGCCGGTGACGACCTCTACTCCGACATCGACGACGCTGCCGTGCAGACGACCCCCATCCGACTCATCCCCTACTTCGCGTGGGGCAACCGTGGAGCCTCGGAGATGTCCGTGTGGCTTCCCGTGGTCTGGTGACGAACATGACGACTCCCTCCTACGTCACAGCGACGTACATCGTCGAGAGCCAACTCGACATCCACGCCGCCGCCGAGGTGCTCGCGGGCGAGCAGTCGACGGGCACGTTCGTGCGCGTCGCGCGCGAGTCCGACGAGCTGCGCGAGCGGTCGGCGGCGCGCATCGTGAGCATCGAGGAACTCGCGCCGTCGGGCCTCTCGCCGCTGCCCGGTGCGCTCGGCGACCCCGCGCTGTTGAAGCGCGCGCGCATCATGCTGCGCTTCCCGCTCGCGAACTTCGGGCCGTCGCTGCCGAACCTGCTCGCGGCCGTCGCCGGCAACCTCTTCGAACTCAAGGAGTTCGCGGCGGTCAAGCTCGTCGACCTCGACCTTCCGTACGAGTTCGCCGAGCGCTACCCCGGCCCCGCGTTCGGCGTCGAGGGCACGCGTCGCCTCATGTCGCGGCCCACGGGCGCCATGGTCGGCACGATCGTCAAGCCGAGCATCGGACTCTCGCCCGCAGAGCTCGCGGAGCTCGTCGGCGAGCTCGTCGAGGCCGGCATCGACTTCATCAAGGATGACGAGCTGCAGGCCAACGGCCCCGGAGCGCCCCTCGCCGAACGCGTGCGCGCGGTCATGCCCGTCATCGAGCGCTACGCCGACAAGACCGGCCGGAAGCCGATGTACGCTTTCAACATCACCGACGACATCGGCCGCCTCGAGGCCAACCACGACCTCGTCGTCGGTGCGGGAGGCACGTGCGTCATGGCGTGCATCAACATGGTCGGCCTCGCGGGTGTCGAGTTCCTCCGCCGCCACTCGACCGTGCCGATCCACGGCCACCGCGCGATGTTCGGAGCGATCAGTCGCTCGTCGCAGGTCGGCTTCACGTTCCGCGCGTGGCAGAAGCTCGCCCGCCTGTCGGGCGTCGACCACCTCCACACCAACGGCATCTCGAACAAGTTCTACGAGAGCGACGCCGAGGTGCTCGACTCGATCGCCGCCGTGCGTGAACCGCTGCTCGGGCTCGGCACGACCGTGCCCGTGCTGTCGTCGGGCCAGTGGGCGGGGCTCGCGCACGCGACGTACAACGAGATCCACACGACCGACGTGCTCGTGCTCGCCGGCGGCGGCATCCACGGTCACCCCGACGGGTCGGCCGCGGGAGTTCGCAGCATGCGCGACGCGTGGGAATCGGCTGCGGCCGGCGACTCGCTCGCGACGGCCGAAGACCGCTCACCGGCGCTCCGCCGCGCGATCGAGACCTTCGGACCGGCGCGTGTCTGACGTTTACGTCCCCGACCTCAGGGTCGGGTTCTACGGCGACGACTTCACGGGAAGCGTCGACGTGCTGCTGCAATTCGCCCGCGCGGGCTGGAGCAGTCGCCTGTTCGTGACGCTTCCGCCTGCCGAGGTGCTCGCCGACGCGGCATCCGGTGTCGACGCCGTGGGGGTCGCGGGAATCGCGCGCTCGCTCGCGCCCGACGACCTCGACGCCGAGGTACGGCCCGTGCTCGAGGCGCTGCGCGATCTCGGGCCCGCCGTCGTGCAGTACAAGGCGTGCTCGACGGCCGACTCGTCGCCGACCGTCGGCAGCCTGGGG harbors:
- a CDS encoding ribulose-bisphosphate carboxylase large subunit family protein, which encodes MTTPSYVTATYIVESQLDIHAAAEVLAGEQSTGTFVRVARESDELRERSAARIVSIEELAPSGLSPLPGALGDPALLKRARIMLRFPLANFGPSLPNLLAAVAGNLFELKEFAAVKLVDLDLPYEFAERYPGPAFGVEGTRRLMSRPTGAMVGTIVKPSIGLSPAELAELVGELVEAGIDFIKDDELQANGPGAPLAERVRAVMPVIERYADKTGRKPMYAFNITDDIGRLEANHDLVVGAGGTCVMACINMVGLAGVEFLRRHSTVPIHGHRAMFGAISRSSQVGFTFRAWQKLARLSGVDHLHTNGISNKFYESDAEVLDSIAAVREPLLGLGTTVPVLSSGQWAGLAHATYNEIHTTDVLVLAGGGIHGHPDGSAAGVRSMRDAWESAAAGDSLATAEDRSPALRRAIETFGPARV